The Mastacembelus armatus chromosome 20, fMasArm1.2, whole genome shotgun sequence DNA segment tttgtccacatgtggcagaaaaacatcagtgtgtgaagagaaacagaagaaaaatgtgtcccatggaaaaaccattggaaagaaaaagaagaactgtgttcattcactggacagagagaaaaaaacaacaggaacatctgcagcttttggactgacaccatttggaacagctcaagaacatctgggacaaaatccagctgctgtcattctcacaataaacaaaaggaacattatggtgatgatcacccaagtgaaaaatcaatctattgtttcagacttcaattctacttttagcagataaagtgtgttcacacattttaccaagtgtatttgtgcttgtgttgaaatgtagtaaaagtacatttttggtgagtctccaaagtacaagattagtcaaagaggtactgagacaaaaaaagcagattcaaagtcaatgtttgcaaagtatattgaaatgatctcattacttcattagtcatttagcagatttcttcaaagtgcactttactttcaacagattttgaagtatatttagtgatattttccacaagtctgttcatggtttgtgtttttacttcaaattgtctcattctcttccaaatataatactatgcctccatttaacttgagctctatttcagtagacttatttaaagtacacaatgtatgtgttcctggctgtgggaaagtggactcttggaagtggtctaattcctgcggacaaagtttcacttcaaaatactctttcatactacatgtttacttcatgtattttggatgtttggacagaattcttcggagaactatgcagaatcctgaagatcactaaaatccatgttagtcccatagtggtgcagccaaataatactttgacctcactaatagaaaacacaaactgttgttcctgtttattgttattgttgttaccttgaatgacttgttttgttccaaagcccttaaatggctggatttaatagtgttagagttcaaatcaatatttgttggactgacgggttttggactttgtgtaggagttcagattattttcaatccttttagaacgtcttcaaaatgcactgggcttttcaaagtaagagcatttgagaacatgctaacaggaagtagtgcttttagtccaacatcactggattggaatctaagtaaagtatctacatttcagactcagtgtttggagaatccattcagagggcattgttggtgtatttattaaacacacaatgatgcttatagtggacttatatttactaggaatatcaatccaatatcattgtgtcttttaatgcaatatgttcaacttggttgcaatttaacccaaagtcagtggctcattttcacaacaaatactcaaatactttgaaaaatatactttgcatacttttttcacatttcaaacctcattctattgtatttcatacatagttcaaatgagttcagagtatatttcaagtacatttactttggctcaaagtctattagtaatacactgtcagtttaatgtcactatagattttggacatttgcaacaagtcaacttcaaatgtttcatgtatattttaacagtagtgtagtattttgggcagcaaaagtacccaataatacgtgaaaaataggtttttcatgtactaaagcagatttatagtgcagcttccagcaacttcactggtttcattttaacacaacttcaagtatttcaaagtatttcaaaagtatactcaatatacttttagaaaatatacaaaaatagatttttttcacttgagcacatctggacttacttagcctttctgcagttcctcacagctggaatcagtctcagtCGTCCATGGACTGATGTGTTGTACTggttcaggtccaactcatccagaacctcctctgacatctgcagcatgtaggccagagctgagcactggatctcagagagttccttctctgatctgttccctgacttcaggaactcttggatctcctgatggactgagtggtcgttcagctccatcagacagtggaagatgttgatgcttctgtcaggagagatatcatctcggttcatcttcttcaggttgttgatggctctctggatgacttctggactggtctctgtctgacccagcagacctcctaagactctctggttggactccagacagaggccatgaaggaagcggacaaacaggtccaggtggccagTTTTACTTTCCAGGGATTTCTCCATGGctcccaacaggaagtcatCCAGAGATAGGTAATAATCACTGTTCAggacaccatcatcatcacGATTCCTgtaattatcatcatcatcatcgtcttcaTAGTCGTCGTAGATATCATTATGATGAAATAATTCTCTCATATGGAAatacttctttctttctgaggACTTCTTTCTGCCCAAGAACTTCTCCAGTACCTTTGTCTTCCTGTTGgagtaacagtggaccatgtagactgcagccagaaactcctgaacactcagatgaacaaagcagtagattgatttctggaagatcacactctctcttttgaagatctctgtacagactcctgagtacaccgaggcctctgggacatccagacaacactgctccaggtcttcttggtagaacatgatgtttccttcctccagatgttcaaatgccagcctccccagcttcagaagaacttcccCGTCAGCCTCCATCAGCTGCTGTGGACTCATCTCATGCCCCTCatggtacttgtgcttcttcctgtttgtctgaaccagcaggaagtgtgagtacaggtcagtcagtgtcttgggcagctctcctctccgctctgtggtcaacatatgctccagaactgtagcagtgacccagcagaagactgggatttgacacatgatgtggaggctcctggatgccttgatgtgtgagatgattctgctggacagctcttcatccctggacctcctcctgaagtactcgtccttctgggcgtcagtgaagcctcggacttctgtcagcctgtccacacacgtaGGAGGGATCCGATTGGCCGCAGCgggtcgggaagttatccagaccagagccgagggaagcagattcccctggatgaggtttgtcagcagctcgttgaccgaggcctcctgtgtgacatcagacaccaccttcctgttgttgaaatccagtgaaagtctgctttcatccaggccgtcaaagatgaacagaactttacagacagccagctgctctgctgtgaccttctgtaatgttggatggaaaacatggagcagcctgagaagactgatctgctcatctttgatcaggttcagctccctgaacgaaagcaggaccagcagactgacgtcttggttttctgagccctccgcccagtccagactgaacttctgcaccgagaaggtttttccaacaccagcgacgccgttggtcagaaccactctgatgggtctctgctggtcaggggaggctttaaagatctcatggcacttgattggagtgtcatggagggtctccatcttggaagtggtctccagctgcctgacctcatgttgggtattaacctcttcactcagtccctctgtgatgtagagatcagtgtagatcctgttgaggagggttccacttcctgttggatcaggtccttcagtctCACGTTCACATCTcgtcctcagactggtcttatgctgatctaaaacctcctgcagaccagagtccactggaagacaagaaacacTGTGAGACTAGAGAAAGAATCTGAGGACAGAAAAGGTTTTCGTGACATTTCTAATCATCTTAAATGTCGATGCTGTGTGAGAGAACAACCACAGGATGAAACGAGACCTCCTGTTTTCAGAGACGAGGACATCACCCAAGAGATGCACATTCTTATTTTGGAATGTGCTGTTCTGACAGTACCGGAGCTCCTCCTCAGAAATTCTCGCGTTATTCTCCTGTGAAGACATTTGtgtagaggtcaaaggtcacaggttgtcatttgtgttttctggacCATCCAGGTCTGTAGTTGGACACATGCAGTTGCCTGgagaacctccagctgtaggaGGACTCTGGACTGGGGGTCTACACTCACTGCTTTAGAAACCCAGTGTGTTTGCAGATTCCTTCCTTTGTGTGAACACAGAGTTTTAGGACTCTGGTCCCTGGTATCTACCTGGTTCCTTCAAATCTTTCTAAGAACTGAACCATCTTTAGTTTAGTGTAGAAACAGGCTCTTACTGTGGgtctgagggtccaggttcaggactgaagttATGAGGAAGATCTTTGGACCGGTCACTCTTCatagacagacagctggatctTGGAGAAtctggtctctgtctgcagaaaggacaaatatttgacatgtaTCAATACCTGTAAGGGCAGATGTCAAATGTAACACGGCCTGTGATCAGGATCTGATCATGACTCATACTGGACTTCAGTAAAGAAGTCAGGGCCCATAAAATGGTAAAGTCCTGATCCCTTACACAGTGGGTGGAGTCTCTGGACCAGATCCTATAGCAGAGCTGTGGTGTAAAAATTCCAGCTCCCAGTCTAACTGTGTTCCCAGTGATCCATATATGGTGGATGATACTGAGAGTAATGACTCCCAGACTATAATGTCATATGAGCTGCTCTGAGATCAGCTGTCTGAAAACAAAGCCAGTGGATCAGAGACCTCTTCAGTCCTCTAGTCCactatttgttttcctgcttgtaTGTCTCATGGTTCTGACCAGACTCTGTTATCTGTCCTGTTA contains these protein-coding regions:
- the LOC113121867 gene encoding NACHT, LRR and PYD domains-containing protein 3-like; this translates as MSLCGGEEEERPGSPGSSCLSMKKDRSKENPPDFSPEPGPSNPKQRPDSPRSSCLSMKSDRSKDLPHNFSPEPGPSDPQRITREFLRRSSGTVRTAHSKIRMCISWVMSSSLKTGVDSGLQEVLDQHKTSLRTRCERETEGPDPTGSGTLLNRIYTDLYITEGLSEEVNTQHEVRQLETTSKMETLHDTPIKCHEIFKASPDQQRPIRVVLTNGVAGVGKTFSVQKFSLDWAEGSENQDVSLLVLLSFRELNLIKDEQISLLRLLHVFHPTLQKVTAEQLAVCKVLFIFDGLDESRLSLDFNNRKVVSDVTQEASVNELLTNLIQGNLLPSALVWITSRPAAANRIPPTCVDRLTEVRGFTDAQKDEYFRRRSRDEELSSRIISHIKASRSLHIMCQIPVFCWVTATVLEHMLTTERRGELPKTLTDLYSHFLLVQTNRKKHKYHEGHEMSPQQLMEADGEVLLKLGRLAFEHLEEGNIMFYQEDLEQCCLDVPEASVYSGVCTEIFKRESVIFQKSIYCFVHLSVQEFLAAVYMVHCYSNRKTKVLEKFLDDDDDDNYRNRDDDGVLNSDYYLSLDDFLLGAMEKSLESKTGHLDLFVRFLHGLCLESNQRVLGGLLGQTETSPEVIQRAINNLKKMNRDDISPDRSINIFHCLMELNDHSVHQEIQEFLKSGNRSEKELSEIQCSALAYMLQMSEEVLDELDLNQYNTSVHGRLRLIPAVRNCRKAKLSNCGLSETHCEVVASALKSNPSHLTELDLSYNNLQDPAVQQLCGGLQSPHCRLETLRLISCRLSETSCGYLVSALKSNPSHLRHLDLSWNENLMDPGVQQLCGGLQSPDCRLETLGLRFCSLSETSCGYLVSALKSNPSHLKHLDLGDNDLQDPGVQQLCGGLQSPDCRLETLSLENCSLSETSCGYLASALKSNPSHLRHLDLSQNNLQDPGVQQLCGGLQSPDCRLETLRLRFCRLSETSCGYLASALKSNPSHLRHLDLSRNNLKDPDVQQLCGLVQSPDCSLQTLRWK